The region AGGCCCTCGCTTGTCTGAAGTTGCTCAAGGCGCTGTAGTGCGTTTGGCCAATCGCGTACTTGATAGTAGGTTTTCGCGATCCAGAAGCTGGTCTGATCGGCCAACTCTGGTTTTTCAGTGGCAGCGAGATCGAAGCGGTTAACGGCACGACGGTAGTTACCGGCTTTGAATTCCGCGATCCCAGCTTCCAGTGGTACCATACCCGGAGAGTACTTCCCAGGATGCTGCTTCAAATCGATGAGGACCTGCTCGTAAGTCAGGCTCGCTTCTTTCCATTGATTCGATGCACCATACGCCCTGGCCAGCCCCAAGCGTGCCTCCAAGGTGGTTTCCGTAGAAACGGCCGCTTTCACAGCCTTGTTGTACATCAGGATAGCGTCGCCCCACTGCTTTCGATTCGCAGCAATTTCAGCGAGGTACGGATATGTGTGGGGGATGAGGTGGCTGTTCTTGTGTTTGCCTTGGAAGATGTCAAAGGCATTCTTGGCCGCTTCGTCCTGTCCAGAAAGCGCGTAGCATTCGGCAACGCGAAACTCTGAGTGTTCGGCGAAACGATGTTCCGGCAGCTTGCTGAGAAACAGCGTATAGGCTCGCAGTGCTTCCTCGTGTCGTGAAAGCTGTACAAGCGATTCGCCACGGTAGAAGTGGATGACACCTACCTGGGAATGGTCGGGGTGATCCTGCAGGAACGTATCGAAGGCGCTGAGGGCCTGCTTCCAGTCACCACGCGAGTAGTGAAACGAAGCGATTCGATACTGCTCCGTCGCCGTTTCGGCTCGGACCATACCGCTCCCCGTCGCAACGAGGGCGAGAACAACAATTAACCAATGCGTTTGAAAAGGGGGTTTCATTCCTTGAACCCGTGCGGCAGTCTCGATCCTTGAGAACTGTGAGCGTTTCGCGGCGGATCATATCCGCAAGCATCGCTTCAGGTGAAGAGCGTTCCGCGTAAAGAACGGGACCACTCTGACTCTTCTTAGGAAATCGTCCTGCCTGAAGCGCGGAGTTTACCTGAATTCACCCCAGGGCAATCGATTTCACAGAACCGACACGAAAGCGATGTCATGGCTAGCAAGCAAGCCCCGGCAATCTGAGGCATTGCCACATGTGTTTCGATGTTGGCGCAAAAGAAAACCTCGCCCCAGTTCTGTGGCGAGGTTCTCATTGAAATCAGATTTTCAGGCGAACAATTACTTCGTTTCGGGAAGCGTCTTGATACGCAGATTGCGGAATTCGACTTTGTCGCCGTGACCGAGGAAACCAATGTGCCCCTTGGTGGTCTTCAGGCCAGGATGTTCTTGACCATCGAGCGTTGGTTTACTGCGAATCTCTTCGAGATCGGCATTCAGAATCTCGGTGCCGTTGAGAACGACTTTGACCGTGTCGCCATCGACGGTCACTTCCTGTTCGTTCCATTCGCCGATTGGCTTCTGGAAACCTCGCTTAGCAGCAGCTAGTCCATAGAGCGAACCGTGGTACTGGTATGGCTGGAGCTTTTCGTACTTCTTGGCCGTGTTATCCAAGATCTGTAGTTCGTATCCCATGTAGGCAGCGTTGCCCGAAAGTGGAGCACGAATGCCGAGACCGTTGTTGGCACCTGGCGGAAGTTTGAATTCAAAACGAAGAACGAAGTTGGCGTATTCTTTTTCGGTGTAGATGTTTCCGCCACCAGCGGTTGGGTCGCAGACGATGCTGTTGTCTTCTACTTTGTAGCCCTTGGTGTTACCCACCCAGCCATCGAAGTTCTTGCCGTTGAAAATTGAAACAAAACCATCTTCGGTCTCAGCAGCGGAAGCAGAAACAGCCGAGCCTGTCACGATGAGGCCCAGGACCAAGGAAGCCAACAGAATACGCATGGTGTGATTCTCGTAATGTGGTGAGGGAAATTTGGCGGGGTTCAATTAAGAAATATTCTGCGCGAGATATCACATGGCGTCAAAGAGTTCCCCAGTTATTTTTCTGGGCATTCCCCGATGGTTTTACCTGACATCAGGAATCGCTTATTCTGCGCGTGTCCGTCGCCAGGCACTTGGCGTCACATCGCGCATCTTGCGAAACGCGCGGTAGAACGTCGAAAGCTCTGCGAAACCGCACTCAAACGCGATCGATGTAATCGGGCGATCGGTTGTTTCCAGCAGCTTACAGGCATGCTCGACCCTGAGTTCCTGGACATAGTTCAACCAAGTTTGACCGGTGACGCCTCGGAACAGCTGGGTGAAACGACGACGCGGGATACCGATGCTGCTGGATGCCTCGTCGATGGTCGTCGCCTCGAAAAAGTGTGTATCGAGGTGACGAATGTATGCGACCATCTCGTCGACGCCTGGCTCTTGAGAGAGGTCTGTCAGCCCCTCCGCCTTGTCGACACGATGATTGGCAATCAGGGAAAGGATTTCCAAACCGTTGGAAACCATTGCCAGCGGCGTTAGCGGACTGTTCTGCAGCTGCTGATACAGAAGCCGTCGTAGCCGTCGCTCAATTCGCTGGGCGAAATGAGCCTGGCGAGGCAACAGTCCCAGTGGCAGTGCCGAAAGTGCGTGCGGATCAAACGTCAGAAGCGAGCGATGCACACACAGCACATAGCAGGAAATAGGCGAATTCGGAGAGTCTTCGATTCGATTCTTACGCCCAGGAAGCACGACCACCATATCACGAGGAGCTACGTCATAGCACTCCTCAGCGACGTGGACTCGCCCACTTCCCGAAATCACGTAAAGCACCTTCACGAAATCGTGAACGCGGAACTCCATCTCGAAGTCCGGCCCATGATGACTTTCGAGAATCAAGACACCCCACGGCGGCAGGGTCTCTTCCAAGGCGCGATTTGTGAGTGAAGGCGTCAAATTCAACATGGGCCCATGGTGGCTTGAAGGGGAGAAACGCTCCCTAACCTATTTCAAATCGGCCTTACTATAACCCAGATTTGGCAATAGGTGAAACATCGTGAAACCGTTTTCATCAAGATAAATCCCTCAGTTCCACGAAAAAAGCGTCGAATCCGCTTAGGATCCGACGCTTAAGTGTAGCTTCTAAAGTGCCTGGAGTCAGCTTACAGGGCCGCGTGCTGGGTAGGACCGACTGGGCCTGGCAGGTCTTCCTGGATGTTACCCACACGGTGCAAGTGGTTGTGGTCGATGTAGATCACCTCGCGGGTGTCTTCGTCTCGCAGGGTGTGCGGGAACGGCCATCCAATTCGCTTCACTTCGGTGTAATAGACGGTGCACTTGTAGTGAGCGTGGTGCAACTGGACAGGGCCGACCAATGGCATGACTCGCGGTGGATCGACGTAGTCTGCGATCTTTTCCTTCACGATTCGCACGTTGTTACGCTGAACTTCGTGCAGAAACGGCAAACCGCCTTCAACTGGGCGAGCACGTTCCAGGGCACGCATCACCTCGTCGTCGCTTGGTGGATCCAATGCAACGTGTGGAGCCCCAGGAGGAATCGGAGGCAGAATCGGAGCACGATCGTATCGTTCGTGTTCGTGGAACTCGTCTTCTTTGTTCTTCATGTGGTAGGGCGAAACAGGGATCGGGAACAACAGTGGCCCCAAGTAAGGACCCTGAGTTGTACAGCCGGTGCTGCTCAATGCGGACAACCCCACACCCAAGATCAAGCTGAGCTTAAGAATGCTTCGTTTCATCGTTTTCCTCAATGCCTTCCAGGGCGATTTAGGGCATGGCCCTTATGAATCCGACCCACCGGATTTCCACTTCCACCATGAAGTGGCTGCTTATCTGTAAGTAGTTATCGTGTGAAGCTGTAACAAACTTGCGGCTTTTTCCGCCTGGCCCGAAAATTCCAGCAATGACACCACCAGCAGCCGCTAGCACACCTAGTTCCCGGCCTATCCAGGCAGCAAAAAAGCCTTCGCGAATGGTGCGAAGGCTTTGAGGGGGCACCCCGCCTGAACGATCCGTCAGGCGAGGCGGCACTCTTTCTAATTCGGTTTAGAACGAGTTGTGACGACGGGCTTTGAAGTCCAGCGTCCACCAACCGTCTTTCCATTCCATTTCGACTTTACGCCATCCCAGTGGGACTTGTGGGTAAGGGTAGAATGGACCGATGTACGGCCAAGCTTGTGGCGAGTACTGCTTAGGATAGGTCACCGCAGCGTAGTTCGGGTGAGCTGCGTAAGCAGGCCAAGCGTAACCAGGCATGTGTGGGTGATCGTAACGAGCTGGGCGGTAGTAACCGTAGCCGTACTGAGCTGGGTAGTAAGCTGGTGGAGCAACGGCGGCCATTGGCTGTTGAGCCATGCGTGCATGGGCATTAGCAGCGGCAGCGTTGTTGTTCGCAGCGACCTGGTAGGCTGGAGCCTGAGCTGGCATTGGTCGTGGCTGACCAGCAGGAACTGGCTTCAGCTGACGAATTGGTGCCGCAGGCGTTGGCTGATTCGCCATAACGCTTTCATCGGCACTTGGCTTTTCAGCACTGACCGGCTGAACAGGCGAGAAGCTGAAGTCGCCTTGTGGTTCCAGCATTGGCTCTTCGATCATTTGTGGAACTTCTGGCAGTTGCTGAGCAACTTGTTCCATCCGTGGCTGAGCGGCTGGCTTGACTTCTGGCTGCGGAGCAGGCTTAGTCAGGTCGGCAGCGGCCAGATCGCGAGGAGCTTCAGCAGCTTCTGGCATGACAACAGCGTTGCCTTCGATACGAATCGCATCGACAACACGCTGAACACCGGAGACGCGACGTGCGACGTCAACGGCCAGGTCATGCTGCTGAGGGTTCGAGACGTGGCCTTCCAGCCAGACGACCCCTTCTTCGACTCGCAAACCAATATTGAAGCCCTTCAGGCTTCCTTCCGACTTTTTGGCTTGCAACTGCTTCACAATGGACTGGGCAATTTCGGTATCGCCACCCATTGCGATCGCAGGGACGGCCATGAAAGCCGCAATGATCGCCAAACGAATTAGACGTGACATCGTCCCCCCTCCTAGGAAATTCTTCTTCACGCGATGATTACTGCGATCCAGCGAATGGTCCCGCTACGGGAAGCGGCCGAAGCTGGAGTCTGTTTTCAATCCACAGGATTTGCTTGCAATAACGCAGATACCGTTCACAGCGGTACTGCCTTCCCTTCATTCGGCTAACGATTGGTCCTAAAGGCAGTGTTTTTTCGATTTTGCCAGTTAAAAGGACCGAAATACGGCTCGAAGGTTTACCTAATCGTTACTACCGGCGCACTAAAAAAGCCTCCGCGAATCCGCAGAGGCTTTTGTCGATTGAGCAGCCGAGCTTAGTGATGCTTTGGCTTCTTGTGCGACTTGAAGTCGAGGTACCAGTAACCGTCGTCCCATTCCAGGGCAACTTTCTTCCAACCTGGTGGAATCTGCGGATACGGATAGTACGAGCCTGTGTACGGCCAAACGGCTGGGGCATTGGTTTTCGGATAGTTCATCGCTCCGAAATGAGGATGACCACCGTAAGCAGGCCCCTGATACGCTGGCAAATTAGGACCATGGCCATGATG is a window of Bremerella sp. TYQ1 DNA encoding:
- a CDS encoding AraC family transcriptional regulator; protein product: MLNLTPSLTNRALEETLPPWGVLILESHHGPDFEMEFRVHDFVKVLYVISGSGRVHVAEECYDVAPRDMVVVLPGRKNRIEDSPNSPISCYVLCVHRSLLTFDPHALSALPLGLLPRQAHFAQRIERRLRRLLYQQLQNSPLTPLAMVSNGLEILSLIANHRVDKAEGLTDLSQEPGVDEMVAYIRHLDTHFFEATTIDEASSSIGIPRRRFTQLFRGVTGQTWLNYVQELRVEHACKLLETTDRPITSIAFECGFAELSTFYRAFRKMRDVTPSAWRRTRAE
- a CDS encoding DUF1080 domain-containing protein, translated to MRILLASLVLGLIVTGSAVSASAAETEDGFVSIFNGKNFDGWVGNTKGYKVEDNSIVCDPTAGGGNIYTEKEYANFVLRFEFKLPPGANNGLGIRAPLSGNAAYMGYELQILDNTAKKYEKLQPYQYHGSLYGLAAAKRGFQKPIGEWNEQEVTVDGDTVKVVLNGTEILNADLEEIRSKPTLDGQEHPGLKTTKGHIGFLGHGDKVEFRNLRIKTLPETK
- a CDS encoding BON domain-containing protein gives rise to the protein MSRLIRLAIIAAFMAVPAIAMGGDTEIAQSIVKQLQAKKSEGSLKGFNIGLRVEEGVVWLEGHVSNPQQHDLAVDVARRVSGVQRVVDAIRIEGNAVVMPEAAEAPRDLAAADLTKPAPQPEVKPAAQPRMEQVAQQLPEVPQMIEEPMLEPQGDFSFSPVQPVSAEKPSADESVMANQPTPAAPIRQLKPVPAGQPRPMPAQAPAYQVAANNNAAAANAHARMAQQPMAAVAPPAYYPAQYGYGYYRPARYDHPHMPGYAWPAYAAHPNYAAVTYPKQYSPQAWPYIGPFYPYPQVPLGWRKVEMEWKDGWWTLDFKARRHNSF